Proteins from a genomic interval of Trifolium pratense cultivar HEN17-A07 linkage group LG6, ARS_RC_1.1, whole genome shotgun sequence:
- the LOC123891426 gene encoding transcription factor TCP20 → MDPKTSKQTQLSNMGENKQQSDSKNLQIVLSETNNNSKDSETKKQLAPKRTSNKDRHTKVEGRGRRIRMPALCAARIFQLTRELGHKSDGETIQWLLQQSEPSIIAATGTGTIPASALSSSSNTLTNQASSLSSGLQLDRTNWAQAHQQQAQQQAHQAHHVSSSSLWPHGFGFQQSSSTSENNSSNYFQKIGFSGFDMPTSATNLGGMSFTSILGGNQQMPGLELGLSQDGHIGVLNQQALTQIYQQIGQNQNRVQQQNQQNPTKDDSQSSGQ, encoded by the coding sequence ATGGATCCCAAAAcctcaaaacaaacacaacttTCAAACATGGgagaaaacaaacaacaatctgattcaaaaaatcttcaaattgTGTTatctgaaacaaacaacaacagCAAAGATTCAGAAACAAAGAAACAACTAGCACCAAAAAGAACATCAAACAAAGACAGACACACAAAAGTTGAAGGACGAGGTAGAAGAATAAGGATGCCAGCTTTATGTGCTGCTAGAATCTTTCAACTCACAAGAGAATTAGGTCATAAATCAGATGGTGAAACAATTCAATGGCTTCTTCAACAATCTGAACCATCAATTATAGCTGCAACTGGAACAGGAACAATTCCTGCTTCAGCtttatcttcatcttcaaaCACTTTAACAAACCAAGCTTCATCTTTATCTTCTGGTTTACAACTTGATAGAACAAATTGGGCTCAGGCCCATCAACAACAAGCCCAACAACAGGCCCATCAAGCCCATCATGTTAGTTCTTCAAGTTTATGGCCTCATGGATTTGGTTTTCAACAATCATCATCTACTAGTGAAAATAATagttcaaattattttcaaaaaattggtttttctGGTTTTGATATGCCAACATCAGCAACTAATTTGGGTGGAATGAGTTTTACATCAATTTTGGGTGGAAATCAACAGATGCCTGGTTTGGAATTAGGATTATCACAAGATGGACATATTGGTGTATTGAATCAACAAGCTTTGACTCAGATTTATCAGCAAATTGGTCAAAATCAAAATAGGGTTCAGCAGCAGAATCAGCAGAATCCTACTAAAGATGATTCTCAAAGTTCAGGACAGTAG